ACCTGTTCTGTACCAAGGTCTGGTATTGACTTGGGCTGGATATGATGAGACAGTCGGTGGTGTTGAGAGAGTAGTACCATCTCACTGTGGTCAGAGAGTCTGTCCACCCGGATATGGTGGCAGCAAATGCCAACAGCTGGAATCCGACAAGATTCCACCTAAAGTTGACCACTGTCCTGGTGATCTATGGGTGATTGCCAAGAATGGTTCATCCATTGTCACTTGGGATGAACCAAGATTTATTGACAATGTTGGAATAGTAAAGATTCAAGAGAAGAATGGACACAAATCTGGACAGACATTGATGTGGGGAACTTATGACATCAGTTATGTTGCTTATGATCAAGCTGGCAACTCTGCCAGTTGTAACTTCAAGGTTTACGTGTTATGTGAGTTCTGTcactttttcttcaattttcctcGAGTAGCTGCAAATTCCTAATTATCTGTTCACTTTCCAGCTGACTTCTGTCCTGAATTGGCTGATCCAATTGGAGGTACCCAACAATGCAAAGACTGGGGCTCAGGTGGACAATTCAAAGTTTGCGAAATCTTCTGCAACCCTGGCCTCAGGTTCTCTCAAGAAGTACCCAAGTTCTACACCTGTGGAGCAGAAGGCTTCTGGAGGCCTACCAACGACCCATCTCTTCCACTGATCTATCCTGCTTGCACAAGTAATACTATAATCTACTTCCTAAATCTTCTCAGGTTGTAACTTCTTCGGTAACttcatttatcaaattttccttGATGTTTCAGGCGCCACACCAGCTCAACGTGTCTTCAGAATCAAAATGAACTTCCCGACGTCGGTGCTCTGCAACGAAGCCGGCCAAGGTGTGCTCAAGAAAAAGGTTAGAGACGCTGTGAACTCCTTAAACAGGGACTGGAACTTCTGCTCGTACTCCTTCGAAGGCAAGTTACACTTTCACTGTTCAATCTGATGTTAATCTTGATAGGAGTGCTTCACGTTTCATATTTTCCAATAGGAACACGCGAATGCAAGGACTTGAACATCGACGTGCAATGCGACCACCGTACACGCACGACCCGCGAAACGAACGAAGAAGATGGCGGCACGTACATCATTTCGGCAGTAGTCCCAGCGGAATCGTAAGTATCCTACTTCCCTCGATTCTCTACACTTCACTGTATCTCCCAATCGCATAAATTTCCTGAGTTTCAACGGCGAATCGCCGAGCTATCTAGTATTAGCTGCGGTCAAGCTTCGATCAACATACATCAGAGTGAATTAGCTACTGAGCAATTTGTTACTTGTGTTCATCGTAGAACGAGACAAGCGCGGCAAGGCAGTGATACCTACGAGGTGGAGATCTCGTTCCCAGCGATAAAGTAAGGACAGCTCGATTTACGCCACGTGCAAACCGCATCATTGTAAATGTGTTCTCGTCATACGGGGCTCGGTGTTATCCGACATCATCTCTCACATTTATAAATCCACTTGTGATCATGAACATACCATTTTTAGATGCATGAGACGCACACGGAGAAAAATCAACTTTGTTGCTCTGTCAATGTTGGGGGGTGTGATTGGCACGATGTAAATTTCTCTATAATTCACGTGACATCTGTATGTCTTACTACCTGTACTTGTTCGATATAAAAAATcactaaaaaattaaacatcCTTCTCGCAAACGATTCGGACACGATCTCGTCTATGAGTCTGAACTAACAAGAAATTCTGACGGGTAACAAAAAGTTTTCTCCGCGTGAGTGTAGTAGAACGACGTTGACCAATGTCGATTATAATAAGTTATCACTTCATCGATGACAAGATGAAAGGAGCCTGGCTACAATTAATGTACGATTACCTGACAAACTGATAAACCGATCCTAACTGACTGGTATGCACGTTGTTACTAACTGTTCACACATGACCGACTAGTGTAAATGGGACGCGATCATGCGGGTACTAAACATGGTACCAGCGAATGAATAGGAAAATAACAATGTAACCGCGAACTGTATAACGCCTGACTGGAAACCGAGTTGTTCGTTTAACATTTCGAGACACGTTCCCGTACATCTGTTCGTCGTAACATCCTCTAACTTCTTTGCTACCGGACAGCTCGGGTTGTCGATTGTAACAAACCGTCGAACTATTATACAACGACGTTCGGTACTAGACCTGTTATACATATATTAGAATTCCAGGATTGAATCTTAAGCGTTACATAGGTTACGTAATTAATAGGTGTCGATAAGGTCTTACTGAGGATCCGATGGAAAGGCTGCCTGGTTGCCTTCGCCTAAAGATAACGGCTGTACATATTTGCGCATACTCTTCTTTACCTATCGCTGCAATAGATGACCCAGCGATTACCCAATCCGCTAACAGTGTTTCATTCTTTATAGCGACCCGATTCTGAACGCTAACTCGAACGAGAGAGCGACAGTCCAAACGCTATTGGAAAGACTGATCCTGGAAGAGGACCAATTCGACGTGCACGACATTTTGCCGAACACAGTGCCCGACCCAGCATCCCTGACATTAGAGTCCGATTATGACTGTCCGGTTGGGCAAGTGGTGATGGCGCCAGATTGCGGTGAGCCATGTTGAAATGTCTACATCCAAGAGAGACATCCCCTTGTATTCCATCATTCATACTCAACTCTTCTATCTTTATTTCCAGTACCCTGCGCCGTGGGAACCTTCTACGACGAAGAGACGAAGCAGTGCCTATCCTGTCCAGTCGGTAGCTATCAAAGCGAGTCAGGCCAACTGAAGTGCAGCTCCTGTCCTGTGATCGCCGGTCGCCCCAGCGTAACAGTGGGTCCAGGTGCCCGAAGCGCAGCTGACTGCAAGGAACGTTGCCCAGCTGGGAAGTACTACGACGACGTGGCTGGCCTCTGTCGCAGCTGCGGTCACGGTTTCTACCAACCCAACGAGGGAAGCTTCTCTTGTCTACTGTGCGGGCTAGGCAAGACCACCAGAACAGCTGAAGCTGTGTCCCGCGAGGAGTGCAGAGATGAATGCGGATCAGGACAACAGTTAGCAGTAGAGGGCAAGTGCGAGCCTTGTCCTCGCGGTAGCTACCGTACTCAAGGTGTCCAAGCTGCCTGCCAGGCTTGTCCGACTGGCAGAACTACACCGAACATGGGATCAGCGTCGATAGAAGAGTGCTCTCTTCCTGTCTGCGATCCTGGCACCTACCTGAACGGAACTTTGAACGAATGTATGCAGTGCAAGAAGGGCATGTACCAGTCCGAGCCGCAGCAAACATTCTGCATCCCTTGTCCACCGAACACTAGCACCAAGGGAACAGCGGCGGTAAATATTCTTATAAGACTTGCTAGGATATCTCACTTGATCAATTTCTTCTCTCTTATTCCCAAACTTCTTGTCTTTCTCAACAGACCAGCAAGTCTGACTGCACCAATCCCTGCGAAACCAGTGACGCAGAGATGCACTGCGATGCGAACGCCTATTGCCTGCTGATACCGGAAACCAGTGACTTCAAGTGCGAGTGCAAGCCGGGCTACAATGGCACCGGTACCGAGTGCACCGACGTCTGCATGGGCTACTGCGATAACGAGGGAGTGTGCCTGAAGGATTCGCGTGGACAGCCGTCGTGCAGGTGTAGCGGCAGCTTCACTGGCAAACGGTGCACGGAGAAGTCCGAGTTCTTCTATATCACCGGTGGCATCGCTGGTGGTGTTATCCTGATCATCTTCGTCGTCCTCTTGGTGTGGATGATCTGCGTCAGGTCAGTATGCTTGATTCTTCGAGTGATGCTTCACTCCGTAGGAACGGTTTCTCATTTTTCCGCTTCGTCCACAGAGCTTCTCGCAAGAAGGAACCGAAGAAGATGCTGACACCAGCAACGGATCAGAACGGTTCGCAAGTGAACTTCTATTACGGTGCACCAACACCGTACGCGGAGTCCATCGCGCCGTCCCATCATAGCACCTACGCTCATTAttacgacgacgaagaagacgGGTGGGAAATGCCTAACTTCTATAACGAGACTTACATGAAAGGTGAGGCAATGAAATTCGGTGGGATATGTTAGATGGAGTAAGAAGAATCGGAGCAGAGGGCGAATCGAATCAAAAGAAGAATCCACTTCATGCTTGTTATATTACAAAGTATATTCCTCACTTTTCGTTTCTCCACCGCGTAAGAAAGATTTAAAGATTCTTTCTCATTACTGGTTGCTAATATTCAAGTATGTTTATTCCTATGTCACATAAAAAATGATACGATTCACCTCTGTCTACCCTATTCCAAATTTATTAGAGAGAGATGATTAACAACCGGtgtgtttttttatattttccagaGAGTCTGCACAATGGTAAAATGAACAGTCTCGCTCGTTCGAACGCCAGTATTTATGGCACGAAAGACGATCTGTACGACAGACTGAAGCGTCACGCGTACCCTGGCAAAAAAGGTGGGGACGTGACCTTGAGCGACTAAAGATGATTTCCATCCGACTATAGCCGTTTCAGATGGGTACAAGAAGTGACGCCAATAAACATTCTGTTTCAGACAAAAGCGACAGTGATAGCGAGGGTCAGTGACGGCGACGAGCGGCGACGTTCTACCAgcgtagaatataaaataaaatttatcaacgTCCCCGGTGTGCCCAACAACGGGGACCGTTGCTCCAACCGTCgaatctaattatttattattcccgAGACGAAGGTGTTGTACCGATAGCGTGTATACAGGGAATCGCGGCGGTTTCTCGCGGAACGAGACGTTTCGCGACCGCGATGTCTCGGATGCTCGCGTTCCGGTCGTGTATTTACACTTACGAAAAAAATGGCGCGTGTTAATCGACGGTTAACCAACCGAGTCCTGGAACGATGATCCATCGTGGATCATTGTTTCGGCATCTGTCGGTCGATTGAACGCCCAGTGAAATTCGAATGAGTGAGAGACCGAGTGAATGAATGCGCGACAAAGAGtaagagagcaagagagagtgCGTGTGTGAGAGAGAACGCAGCTCACGCGTCACGGTTTTCATGAAAAGACTACGTGCGAGgttgtaattttttgtaatttaataccGTCTAGCCGTGTAAGgactttattatattaattaactcCTACGATTAACGGTGCGAACGAGAGAGACCACGTGTGTGCATGGTATGTTAATACTACCCTAATACGTAAgcgaatttatattttgttactgTAGACACTCGTATCGCACgctgtaaaataatattccacgTAGGCGCGCGGAAACGTCGGCCCCCGGACCGGGTCGAGAGGGGCACGTTCGAATTTGGAATTTCTTATTCTCTATTCTTTCCGTTTTCTTCTCTCCcccctcttcttttttttttaatttaaacctCGGGTGTACAAATGGCGAGATTGTTGTTCGAGCTAGGTTTGTCGGAGATTCCCGGGTTGAAGTTAATTGGCGATCGTCACGTCGAACGCACGGAGGAGGCGACCTCGAGCGGCCAATTAACTCCGATCCGACTTTGTAGTTAGAActtcggggaaaatcaaaatcAACGACGATTCGGGAACACCGCGAATCTGTACATTCGATCAAGCCTGCAACGCTGTTTTTCACTTTGTATTGTAAAAAACTTTAAcaaacggttgttttctctttttttattaataaaatgtatttcgaTAATATCCCGCCGATCCGTTCGATCGGATTCAGTGTTCTATGTTTTTGGTCTTTCTAGTTTGAGTTGATCAGCTTCCTCAATTCGGGTATCTTTTCGTCCAGTTTTATCGGGATCACCCTGTACATCTTTTCTTCGAACCGAATCCCATCTCGAATATCGTTGCCTGTAGCTGGCAGCGAATACTTCCTCGACTTCTCGACGTCTTCGAAGAACTTACTTAAACGTAAACTAACGTTGAAATTGTCCTCGTTTTTGTTCATCCTGATATCACGATAATTCGGCTCATCCTCTTCGATCTCTGGCTCCGATTGATCGGTGCTGTCGATGGAACTTGAATCCTCATCGTCTATCCACGAAAAGATTCATTAACGTAATACAAACATGGTACTGTACTAAACAGTTTAGTACCTTCTGCGCATTGGCTCGTCATTATTCTCAACAGTAACTGAAAAAACTTCGCTTATTAAACACGTTTCATTGTTCCTCGCAATCGCAGTGAGTATTGCGTTACTTCGATGCGTTCCGTCAGGCCCGCAGAATCTTTTTTATCCATCGCGGAGTATCACAGCGAATTACGTCCCGTTCCTGATTGATTAATTGCCATATTTAATTGGCCTCTTTGTTTATGTAATCGAAATTCCAGTCGTTTTCGCTTTTCGCCGAAGAATTTAAACGGGCGCCATCTTGACAAATCCACATCCAACTAACACGGTCGTGCATTGTTTCGATTTCGATGAATCGTTTCGACGCCCACCTCGCCGGCCAACGCTCAATTTCCCCGTTAAAATCCGGTAAAATCGCAAGCCCCGCCGTATCATTCAATTTCGTTACAAAGCACAGTCTGATCTCCCCTGTTGTATAAGACCGTGCATAAATCAAGCTAATCTCGTGATTGATTGCCAAACGGCGAGTCATTTAGATTTATCGTTCTCCAGAGTACACGGAGACTAATCGTCACACCTCCGAAAAGCAAGGCTCGTCTGACGCAAGAATCGCGCGCCGTTAAAAATCCGTGCGTAACCCGAAGGTACTATGACCAACGATGGTTGCCAGCACCGTCTAGTGATAAATTACAATTGATCCTCCTTAAAATCGATGCGTATCGCGAATTAAACATTCTCGCGACGCGACGTGTCGCATTCCTCGGTAATCGGCGTCACGTGATTCGCCATTATCGCGCGTCCTTGCGCCGATCGTATCGGTTCGGCGATCAGCAGGCTCCCCCGGTCGTGGAAAGCTTCGTTTAGTGACTTTTAGCGTCGCTGGGGTTCAAGCTTGGCAGGAAGCTGCGCCCGCGGCGTCAGGCTCGCTGGGAATTCCCATTGAGAGATGCGATGGAAATTTAGAGAGAGTCCTGCGGGCTGGAGGCGGGCTGAAGGtctggaaaaaagaagaaaagggcaAGGGTGAAAGGAATTATCGACTGACAACGTTCGGTTCGGTTCGCGGCCGGTGTGCCTGCGTCTGACGTGTCCGAGTTTCGGCGCTCGGTCTGCAGCGATTGGCGGTCGGTGAGGTCACCCGGCTCGGATTGGTCCGCGGTGTCGTATCGCTACGGTCACACCGAGCCGACCAGCTCGGCTAGCTTCGAGCGCCTCCCGTGACGTGTTAATCCGGCACTGTCGACGCTCCAGCTCGCATTACGCGTAAAAGGCTCGCCGAGGTAACACAACGTGCGGGAACATCGATCTCGTTAGTGACACGAACCACACTCCGTCGATCGAAAACCTCGTTCCTTTTTGAACCCGTATTAACTACAAGGGGACCGATCAGTTCTACCAAGAAGGCAGCTCGTTCTCGCGACCCAAGTGGAAGCCAAACCAACGGAGATTGTTCTCAGGAGGGTGAGCATGTAGCTATAGTCGATCTATTTTGTTTTCTTCCCTCCCAAGTGTGCGCGTCTGTCTCCGATGGCATTTTTAATCTCGAGACGCGGCGACGTACCGTCGGCTATAACGATTATATAATCGCTGATCGGATTTAACGCGTTCACCAGCGGTTATTTCGGTGGCGGTCTCCtcgattattattttcttgaatCTAACGAACGTTGTAAACAAGATATCAGAGAAGCGAAACTGAAACGAGCCATTGGGttactaaatataatgtcgtcgGTTTATCTTTTGTAAGAACAATGTCTATAGGatcgatttcattttcattatgcaaaatataggattacggtcgtcacgaatatgtgacgctggtagcgaacgcgttaattcCGTCTACCCGTGCACGGGCCGTCTGGCAATGACTTGAGAATTACACTGCGCAACGTTTAGCCGCGGATCGATTGAGAACGTGGCACGAGCGAATGCAGCACATATATTTCGCCCGCGAGTAAATATAGTATTCCAGAAAGTTCGCGGTCGCGGCGTATATCTCTTGAAACGTACGTCAGCCGTTTTCGGCTGGTTCCTGCGCAAATTCGCCGATTGATCCGGCCCGACGTTCGCCCGACGAAAGTCGCATCACCGCCGGCGGACAACGGCTACAGACTATTTTCTCGCGGACCGCTGTACTTACGTTACGTAACAAGGTTAGATAGCGGCGTAAAATTAACGttagtttttctcttttcccggAACGCGAGGCTGCCGATAAGCGACGCGGGGACTGGTACCCTCGAAACGTGGCTATTACGTTCGCGAACGTGATCGGTTGTTACGGCCCGACCGCTGATAGCGAGCCATCGGCTGCGTTCGCCGAGCGGTCGTCTTTGTTGTTTTTCGCTTTGGGATACACCTCGGTGACTAACGACGCATGGCAATGTGTGATTAGCGAGACTAAAAGCAGTTGTCGCTAAACCGTGGACCCTGTAGCACTTGGGACACTAGGGGAacgatttttttcatttatctgcAAAAGACTCCACGGAGATCCGCAGTGCAATCGAGCGTGTGAGTTGCAAATGCACGACCCACGCTACGGATGACTATGTATTTTGTGGGAATTGTTGTTTACAATTACGAGAAAACGTCTGTATACGGGTAGATGTTATTGATGACTTGATTCGTTCGGTTATTTTATgttgaagattaatatttttaagcgATCAAGTCTGTGTTAGATGGTAGTTTCTATGGACATGGAATTTATCAGATTTATCTGCGTGGAtatcttgtttttttttaatggatatattaTCTACATTACATTTGAAGatatgatatttaatagtattggtGGGATGTGTTTAATATGTGAGATGTTATCTTTTCTGGGAAATATTAATCCGGTTATCATGATAAATTAACATGTTGTTACTCTATATCAAGCCTGTCAGGATTGAATTACTGATATTTATTATCTGTGTATTTGTTGGTATCATATCGACAAGTAAATAAAATCTAAACTAACATGATAAGTGTTAGGGCTGATCGCTAGGCTATGATGGACTCCTCCTGTTGCTAATTGAATCTGTGAGATGTTAAGTAGATGGTAGATAATGTGTTTTGGATGTCagatgttattatttttataggtaTCCAAAATCCCTCCTATTAACGAACGCCCAACGGCCAGCAACATTTCATTTGAGAAGGGAGGCGTGTATAACGTGTGTATTGTCAAAATCTAACTGAATTGGTATTATGATGCTGGTGAAAAAATTGTAAGGAAAGAAATTTTAGGTAACCAAGCCATGCACCCATCAGCTG
This is a stretch of genomic DNA from Nomia melanderi isolate GNS246 chromosome 1, iyNomMela1, whole genome shotgun sequence. It encodes these proteins:
- the LOC116429511 gene encoding uncharacterized protein LOC116429511 — translated: MTSQCAEDDEDSSSIDSTDQSEPEIEEDEPNYRDIRMNKNEDNFNVSLRLSKFFEDVEKSRKYSLPATGNDIRDGIRFEEKMYRVIPIKLDEKIPELRKLINSN